The Spirochaetota bacterium genome segment TGCCGTATGGGTGGACTGCCGCAATGGCGGTTTTACTGTTGGAGCCGGGATACCCGAAGGCAATCCCGACCTGACCATGAGCCTTTCCGCCGACGATGCGCACCGCTCCTGGTCGGATAAGCTCAATCCGGTCATGGCCATAACGCGCAAGAAGATACGCGTTAAGGGTTCTGCAACAGGGCTCCTCAAGCTGGTTCCAAAACTTAAAAAAGTTGCGGTTATTTACAGGCAGGTGCTCACCGATCTGGGGATGGCCGATAAAATTATGAAATAGTACCACTAAAGCCACCCGTTCTAAGAATAATTCTGACCGGCGCTGAACACCGGGGAAAGCAGCCGGAATTCGTCTCGTGTGAATTTGGCAGGGAAAACCCTGCTCAGACAAACGGAGTTTTAATCAAAACAAAAATCATGGAGGAAAGAATCCATTGAAAAGGGTAACATTAAAAATTAATTCAGTTCAGAACGAATTCATTGTCGATGAAAAGCTTGTTCTCATCGATTTGCTCCGCAGGGACCTTCACCTGACCGGAACGAAACAATCCTGCGATCGAAAAGGACAATGCGGCGCCTGTACCGTGATCGTGAACGGGAAAACCGCTCATTCCTGTTTGAAAAAGGTCGTGGACCTGGAAGGCGCCGATGTCATTACGGTGGAAGGGTTGGGAACGCCGGACAACCCTCATCTGATACAGGAAGCCTTCGTTCTTGCGGGAGGAATCCAGTGCGGATATTGTACGCCCGGAATGATAATGGCC includes the following:
- a CDS encoding SCP2 sterol-binding domain-containing protein, producing MEFWKDSQEAVTAIKKMWEEIGNDAELRAAAGKVNQLIVFDYTESGPGCAVWVDCRNGGFTVGAGIPEGNPDLTMSLSADDAHRSWSDKLNPVMAITRKKIRVKGSATGLLKLVPKLKKVAVIYRQVLTDLGMADKIMK